Proteins from one Natrinema salinisoli genomic window:
- a CDS encoding transcription initiation factor IIB, whose product MTDIPIRTRTDERDQTESEAESDAAVESTQQREECPECSGRLVADDEHAETVCTDCGLVVDEDEIDRGPEWRAFDAAEKDEKSRVGAPTTNMMHDQGLSTNIGWQDKDAYGKSLSSRQREKMQRLRTWNERFRTRNSKERNLKQALGEIDRMASALGLPDTVRETASVVYRRALEDDLLPGRSIEGVATAALYAAARQAGTPRSLDEISAVSRVGKDEVARTYRYVVRELGLEIQPADPESYVPRFASELELSDETELRARGLLSTAKEKGIHSGKSPVGLAAAAVYAAALLTNEQVTQNAVGEVANISEVTIRNRYHELLEAEDGATV is encoded by the coding sequence ATGACTGATATTCCCATACGAACGCGGACTGACGAGCGAGACCAGACCGAGTCCGAAGCTGAGAGCGACGCCGCGGTCGAGAGCACACAGCAGCGAGAGGAGTGTCCGGAGTGTAGTGGTCGACTCGTCGCCGACGACGAGCACGCCGAAACGGTCTGTACGGACTGTGGGCTGGTCGTCGACGAAGACGAGATCGACCGCGGCCCCGAGTGGCGGGCGTTCGACGCCGCCGAGAAGGACGAGAAGTCCCGCGTCGGCGCGCCGACGACCAACATGATGCACGACCAGGGACTCTCGACGAACATCGGCTGGCAGGACAAGGACGCCTACGGGAAATCCCTGAGCTCCCGCCAGCGCGAGAAGATGCAGCGCCTGCGAACGTGGAACGAACGGTTCCGGACTCGCAACTCCAAAGAGCGCAACCTCAAGCAGGCGCTGGGCGAAATCGATCGGATGGCCTCCGCGCTCGGCCTCCCCGACACGGTCCGGGAAACCGCCAGCGTCGTGTACCGACGCGCGCTCGAGGACGACTTGCTTCCGGGACGATCGATCGAAGGCGTCGCGACCGCCGCGTTGTACGCCGCCGCCCGTCAGGCCGGGACACCACGGAGCCTGGACGAGATTTCGGCCGTCTCACGCGTCGGCAAGGACGAAGTCGCCCGCACGTACCGCTACGTCGTCCGCGAACTCGGGCTCGAGATTCAGCCGGCCGATCCGGAAAGTTACGTGCCTCGCTTCGCCAGCGAGCTCGAGCTCTCCGACGAAACCGAACTGCGCGCTCGCGGGCTGCTGTCGACGGCCAAAGAGAAGGGCATCCACAGCGGCAAGTCTCCCGTCGGCCTCGCCGCGGCCGCAGTGTACGCCGCCGCGCTCCTGACAAACGAACAGGTCACGCAAAACGCCGTCGGCGAGGTCGCGAACATCTCCGAAGTGACGATCCGGAACCGGTATCACGAACTGCTCGAGGCCGAGGACGGGGCGACGGTCTGA
- a CDS encoding alpha/beta fold hydrolase yields the protein MRTDPRATIAGSDVEAVVSSVGLDSHRRTVNGIELHTVAAGDETNPLIVLLHGFPEFWYAWRAQIPPLVEAGYRVLIPDLRGYNLSEKPGGVKSYRVRESARDVVDLIATENREVAHVVGHDWGGMVAWDLGLRHPGAVDRLAVVNAPHPTAYLRQVTANPEQLSRSLYAVFFQLPWLPERVLQYDEYRILERGLRETAAPETFRDDELARYRRAWSRDGALTGMLNWYRAAARYPPIPRSERVDVPTLIVWGEDDTALVPALAVDSADRCEESRLELLPETSHWVPRETPARLTSLLLEHIDRE from the coding sequence ATGAGAACGGACCCGCGAGCAACGATCGCTGGTTCGGACGTCGAGGCGGTCGTTTCGTCGGTCGGGCTTGACTCGCACCGACGAACCGTCAACGGGATCGAGTTACACACCGTCGCCGCCGGTGACGAAACGAACCCGCTGATCGTCCTTCTCCACGGCTTTCCCGAGTTCTGGTACGCCTGGCGTGCCCAGATTCCGCCGCTCGTCGAGGCCGGGTATCGCGTATTAATTCCCGACCTGCGCGGATACAACCTGAGCGAAAAACCCGGTGGAGTGAAATCGTACCGGGTCCGGGAATCCGCTCGAGACGTCGTCGACCTGATCGCGACGGAGAACCGTGAGGTCGCACACGTCGTCGGACACGACTGGGGTGGCATGGTCGCCTGGGACCTCGGGCTCCGACACCCGGGGGCGGTCGACCGGCTCGCCGTCGTCAACGCCCCGCACCCAACCGCCTATCTACGGCAGGTCACCGCAAACCCCGAGCAACTGTCCCGGAGCCTGTACGCCGTCTTCTTTCAGCTTCCGTGGCTACCCGAGCGCGTCTTGCAGTACGACGAGTACCGCATCCTCGAGCGAGGGCTACGCGAAACGGCTGCACCGGAGACGTTTCGCGACGACGAGCTGGCTCGCTATCGTCGTGCCTGGAGTCGGGACGGGGCACTCACTGGAATGCTCAACTGGTATCGGGCAGCCGCTCGGTATCCGCCGATTCCGCGATCCGAGCGGGTCGATGTCCCGACACTCATCGTCTGGGGAGAAGACGACACCGCACTCGTCCCCGCGCTGGCCGTCGACAGCGCGGACCGGTGTGAGGAGAGTCGACTCGAGCTACTGCCGGAGACGAGCCACTGGGTGCCACGCGAGACACCGGCGCGGTTGACGTCGTTGCTCCTCGAGCACATCGATCGGGAGTGA
- a CDS encoding heavy metal translocating P-type ATPase, whose product MSSCSLCGLPIPDRPVTAADVEGTFCCRGCLEVSASLADVDDLDREAVVDRATERGDREVPDGSEETFLAVEGMHCSTCEGFLSLLGEREPGIRTVEASYATDTVRVVYDPDRLDEAELPEALSGYGYEARFRDDDGGTARADEELVQRLLAGGFLAMLVMPWYLFYLYPSYVGIETGILTVDATSPVGVYLPMAMIGVLTSGVLFYTGYPVLRGAYVSLRVRRPNMDLLIAIAAVSAYAYSTVALAMGSTHLYYDVTVAVILIVSLGTYYERRVKRRATDLLADVTAARVREATRRTSAGAETVPVDQLVAGDEVLVRPGERVPIDGAVLEGTAAVDESVLTGESLPVTKRPGDRVVGGSIVTDSALVVEVGEDAESTLDHIATLMWEIQSATPGVQRLADRLATIFVPFVLTLALVVTGWRLTTGTAVGDAVLTGLTVLVVSCPCAMGLATPLAVASGLRDALERGIVVANATVFESAATVETVVFDKTGTLTAGEMTVLEVHGDDEAVDLAAAVERRSEHPVADAIVARAAAKKADGSDGAETDARVASDGGRLESETDDESSAGIEVRDFDRHPGEGVSATVEVEGAVSSAIGPDRGDERQDGERVVVGTPGLVERLIGPVPAELEAAIDDARDRGRLPAVVGYGGRARAVAVVGDRTRTEWSDVLESFADREVVVLTGDDAAATETFRDHPSVDRVFAGVPPDGKVETVRRLSSEGVTAMVGDGTNDAPALAAADVGIALGDGTARATDAADAVVTSSDLRAVRSVFDLAEATRRRIRENVCWALLYNAVAIPLAAMGLINPLFAAVAMATSSAIVVVNSSRAVLDDER is encoded by the coding sequence ATGAGTTCCTGCTCGCTCTGTGGACTCCCGATCCCCGACCGACCGGTGACGGCGGCGGACGTCGAGGGAACCTTCTGTTGTCGCGGCTGTCTCGAGGTGAGCGCGAGCCTTGCGGACGTCGACGATCTCGACCGGGAGGCGGTCGTCGACCGCGCGACGGAACGCGGTGATCGCGAGGTGCCCGATGGGAGCGAGGAGACGTTTCTCGCGGTCGAGGGGATGCACTGTTCGACCTGCGAGGGGTTCCTTTCCCTGCTCGGCGAACGGGAGCCCGGAATCCGGACGGTCGAGGCGAGTTACGCGACCGACACTGTCCGCGTCGTCTACGACCCGGACCGGCTGGACGAGGCGGAGCTCCCCGAGGCGCTCTCCGGGTACGGCTACGAGGCCCGGTTCCGCGATGACGACGGCGGGACCGCCCGCGCCGACGAGGAACTGGTCCAGCGGCTGCTGGCCGGCGGGTTCCTGGCGATGCTCGTCATGCCGTGGTACCTGTTCTACCTCTACCCGAGCTACGTCGGGATCGAGACGGGAATTCTGACCGTCGACGCGACCTCACCCGTCGGCGTCTACTTGCCGATGGCGATGATCGGGGTGTTGACGAGCGGCGTGTTGTTCTACACCGGCTATCCGGTCCTGCGGGGGGCGTACGTCAGTCTCCGAGTGAGACGACCGAACATGGACTTGTTGATCGCGATCGCAGCCGTCTCGGCGTACGCGTACAGTACCGTCGCGCTGGCGATGGGGAGTACGCACCTCTACTACGACGTGACCGTCGCCGTGATCCTGATCGTCTCGCTCGGAACCTACTACGAGCGCCGGGTCAAACGCCGGGCGACAGATCTGCTCGCCGACGTCACCGCCGCACGGGTTCGCGAGGCGACCCGCCGAACGTCGGCGGGGGCGGAAACGGTTCCGGTCGATCAGCTCGTCGCGGGCGACGAGGTTCTCGTCAGGCCCGGCGAACGGGTTCCGATCGACGGCGCGGTCCTCGAGGGAACGGCGGCCGTCGACGAGTCCGTCCTCACCGGCGAGTCGTTGCCGGTCACGAAACGACCAGGGGATCGGGTCGTCGGCGGGTCGATCGTGACCGACAGCGCGCTCGTCGTCGAGGTCGGCGAGGACGCCGAGAGCACGCTCGACCACATCGCGACGCTCATGTGGGAGATTCAGAGCGCGACGCCGGGCGTCCAGCGACTGGCGGACAGACTCGCGACGATCTTCGTTCCGTTCGTGCTGACGCTCGCGCTCGTCGTGACGGGCTGGCGCCTCACCACGGGAACGGCCGTGGGAGACGCGGTACTCACGGGGCTGACGGTACTCGTGGTCTCCTGTCCCTGTGCGATGGGGCTGGCGACGCCGCTAGCGGTCGCTTCGGGGCTGCGCGACGCCCTGGAGCGCGGGATCGTCGTCGCGAACGCGACGGTGTTCGAGTCGGCAGCGACCGTCGAGACGGTCGTCTTCGACAAGACGGGGACGCTGACGGCGGGCGAGATGACGGTCCTCGAGGTCCACGGAGACGACGAGGCGGTCGATCTCGCCGCGGCCGTCGAGCGCCGTTCGGAACACCCCGTTGCCGATGCCATCGTCGCCCGCGCCGCGGCGAAAAAAGCGGACGGATCGGACGGAGCGGAGACCGACGCACGCGTCGCGTCCGACGGCGGCCGCCTCGAGTCGGAGACGGACGACGAGTCGAGCGCCGGAATCGAAGTGCGTGACTTCGACCGGCATCCCGGCGAGGGCGTCAGCGCGACGGTCGAGGTCGAGGGAGCAGTGTCGTCCGCCATCGGCCCGGATCGCGGCGACGAGAGGCAAGACGGTGAGCGGGTAGTCGTCGGCACGCCGGGGCTCGTCGAGCGGCTGATCGGCCCGGTGCCGGCCGAGCTCGAGGCGGCTATCGACGATGCTCGAGATCGGGGTCGACTCCCCGCGGTCGTCGGCTACGGCGGGCGGGCGAGGGCCGTCGCCGTCGTCGGCGATCGGACGCGCACCGAGTGGAGCGATGTCCTCGAATCGTTCGCCGACCGTGAGGTGGTCGTACTGACGGGCGACGACGCGGCCGCGACCGAGACGTTTCGTGACCATCCCTCGGTCGATCGCGTCTTCGCGGGCGTCCCGCCGGACGGGAAAGTCGAGACCGTTCGGCGACTCTCCAGCGAGGGCGTGACCGCGATGGTCGGCGACGGGACGAACGACGCGCCTGCGCTGGCCGCGGCGGACGTCGGGATCGCGCTCGGTGACGGGACCGCCCGCGCGACCGACGCCGCCGACGCGGTCGTCACCTCGAGTGACCTCCGCGCCGTCCGTTCGGTGTTCGATCTCGCGGAGGCCACCCGGCGGCGCATTCGCGAGAACGTCTGCTGGGCGCTGCTGTACAACGCCGTCGCGATCCCGCTGGCCGCGATGGGACTGATAAACCCGCTTTTCGCGGCCGTTGCGATGGCGACCAGCAGCGCCATCGTCGTCGTCAACTCCTCGCGGGCGGTACTCGACGACGAGCGGTGA
- the gatA gene encoding Asp-tRNA(Asn)/Glu-tRNA(Gln) amidotransferase subunit GatA: MSDNIFITEERIEGAEDGPLAGRTVAVKDNISTEGVRTTCGSKMLEDYVPPYDATVVERLTDAGATIVGKANMDEFGMGTTTETSYFGETDNPAAPGHVPGGSSGGSAAAVAAGEADLALGSDTGGSVRCPAAFCGVVGIKPTYGLVSRYGLVAYGNSLEQIGPFGETVEDAAALLDVIAGSDERDATTRSEGDDSSYAAAATGDVDGLSIGVPTELLEGADEGVVETFWDAIDELEDRGAEYHEVSLPSVEHAVEAYYVIAMSEASSNLARFDGVRYGRSGGYDGNWNEAFAKAREEGFGDEVKRRILLGTYALSAGYHDKYYKKAQDARAWVKQDFDEALSEADVLASPTMPVPPFELGESLDDPLKLYLADANTVPVNLADLPAISIPAGETDGLPVGLQLVGPAFGEERLIRAASALA, encoded by the coding sequence ATGTCGGACAACATTTTCATCACCGAGGAACGGATCGAGGGCGCCGAGGACGGCCCCCTCGCCGGCAGGACTGTGGCAGTCAAGGACAACATCTCGACCGAGGGCGTTCGAACGACCTGCGGGTCGAAGATGCTCGAGGACTACGTCCCGCCCTACGACGCGACGGTCGTCGAACGGCTCACGGACGCCGGCGCGACGATCGTCGGCAAGGCCAACATGGACGAGTTCGGCATGGGAACGACCACCGAAACGTCGTACTTCGGCGAGACGGACAACCCCGCCGCACCGGGCCACGTCCCGGGCGGGTCTTCCGGTGGGTCCGCGGCCGCCGTCGCCGCCGGCGAGGCGGATCTCGCGCTGGGATCCGACACCGGCGGCTCCGTCCGCTGTCCCGCCGCGTTCTGCGGCGTCGTCGGCATCAAGCCCACGTACGGCCTGGTCTCGCGGTACGGCCTCGTCGCCTACGGCAACAGCCTCGAGCAGATCGGGCCCTTCGGCGAGACCGTCGAGGACGCCGCGGCGCTGCTCGACGTGATCGCCGGGAGCGACGAACGGGATGCAACCACTCGTAGTGAGGGCGACGACTCGAGCTACGCCGCCGCCGCCACGGGCGACGTCGACGGACTCTCGATTGGCGTTCCCACGGAGCTACTCGAGGGGGCCGACGAGGGCGTCGTCGAGACTTTCTGGGACGCTATCGACGAGCTCGAGGACCGCGGCGCCGAGTACCACGAGGTCTCCCTCCCCTCCGTCGAGCACGCGGTCGAAGCCTATTACGTGATCGCGATGTCGGAGGCCTCCTCGAACCTCGCGCGGTTCGACGGGGTTCGCTACGGGCGTTCGGGCGGCTACGACGGCAACTGGAACGAGGCCTTCGCGAAAGCCCGCGAGGAGGGCTTCGGCGACGAGGTCAAGCGCCGGATCCTGCTCGGGACCTACGCGCTCTCGGCGGGCTACCACGACAAGTACTACAAGAAGGCACAGGACGCCCGGGCGTGGGTCAAGCAGGACTTCGACGAGGCGCTGTCGGAGGCCGACGTGCTCGCGTCGCCGACGATGCCGGTCCCGCCGTTCGAACTCGGCGAGAGTCTGGACGATCCCCTCAAGTTGTACCTCGCCGACGCGAACACGGTGCCGGTCAACCTCGCGGATCTGCCGGCGATCTCGATCCCGGCAGGCGAGACCGACGGGCTCCCCGTCGGCCTCCAGTTGGTCGGTCCTGCCTTCGGCGAGGAGCGGTTGATCCGCGCCGCGAGCGCGCTCGCCTGA
- the gatC gene encoding Asp-tRNA(Asn)/Glu-tRNA(Gln) amidotransferase subunit GatC, giving the protein MSDDAVSPEEVRHVADLARVDLDDDEVDRFTEQFADILEYFETLDEVPEVDRDADLANVMRPDEERASLDSEEALRNAPETEDGYFKGPNVS; this is encoded by the coding sequence ATGAGCGACGACGCCGTCAGCCCCGAGGAGGTCCGCCACGTCGCGGATCTGGCCCGCGTCGACCTCGACGACGACGAGGTCGACCGGTTCACCGAGCAGTTCGCGGACATCCTCGAGTACTTCGAGACGCTAGATGAGGTGCCGGAAGTCGATCGGGACGCCGACCTCGCGAACGTAATGCGGCCGGACGAGGAACGCGCCTCCCTCGACAGCGAGGAAGCGCTTCGGAACGCGCCGGAGACCGAGGACGGCTACTTCAAAGGACCGAACGTCTCGTAA
- the nirK gene encoding copper-containing nitrite reductase encodes MTETQFNRRQVVQAIGATGALAVAGCLDGDTQGNSAETDEPAGEEGLPEAKAVDVDRIARDPTDVPAPVDWDEPREHDITIETVRQTAEIEPGVTFEYMTFEGQVPGPMVRVRRGDRVNLTFDVPEDLNAAAHNMDFHAVYGPGGGADATTIAPGDDPTQISFTADYAGVFIYHCAIPNMDQHISSGMFGSILVEPEEGLPEVDHEYYLGQHEIYTDGDVGEEGHHSFDFDAMLEESPTYVVFNGQAYGFAPDGGQPMQANTGETARVYFANGGPNLLSSLHPIGNVWSRYYRDGDLLSEPDLNIETAPVAPGTTTAAEMEFPVPGPVKIVDHALTRAARRGALGVVNVEGEPTEDLYDEDP; translated from the coding sequence ATGACCGAAACCCAATTCAACCGACGGCAGGTGGTGCAGGCGATCGGGGCGACCGGCGCGCTGGCGGTGGCCGGCTGTCTCGATGGCGATACGCAGGGGAACAGCGCGGAAACCGACGAGCCGGCGGGCGAGGAGGGACTGCCGGAAGCGAAGGCGGTCGACGTCGACCGGATCGCGCGGGACCCGACGGACGTTCCCGCGCCGGTCGATTGGGACGAGCCGCGCGAACACGACATCACGATCGAGACGGTTCGGCAGACGGCCGAGATCGAACCCGGGGTCACGTTCGAGTACATGACCTTCGAGGGGCAGGTTCCCGGCCCGATGGTCCGCGTGCGCCGCGGCGATCGGGTGAACCTCACGTTCGATGTCCCGGAAGACCTGAACGCGGCCGCGCACAACATGGACTTCCACGCGGTCTACGGGCCCGGCGGCGGGGCCGACGCGACCACGATCGCGCCCGGCGACGACCCGACCCAGATCAGCTTCACGGCCGACTACGCGGGGGTGTTCATCTACCACTGTGCGATCCCGAACATGGACCAGCACATCAGCAGCGGCATGTTCGGTTCGATCCTCGTCGAGCCCGAAGAGGGCCTCCCCGAGGTCGACCACGAGTACTACCTCGGCCAGCACGAGATCTACACCGACGGCGACGTCGGCGAGGAGGGCCACCACAGCTTCGACTTCGACGCCATGCTCGAGGAATCGCCGACCTACGTCGTGTTCAACGGCCAGGCCTACGGCTTCGCCCCCGACGGCGGCCAGCCGATGCAGGCCAACACCGGCGAAACTGCGCGGGTGTACTTCGCCAACGGCGGGCCGAACCTGCTGAGCTCGCTCCACCCCATCGGGAACGTCTGGAGCCGCTACTACCGCGACGGCGACCTCCTGAGCGAACCCGACCTGAACATCGAGACCGCGCCCGTCGCCCCCGGGACGACCACCGCGGCCGAAATGGAGTTCCCCGTCCCCGGCCCGGTCAAGATCGTCGACCACGCGCTGACGCGCGCCGCTCGCCGGGGCGCACTCGGCGTCGTCAACGTCGAGGGCGAACCGACCGAAGACCTCTACGACGAGGATCCGTGA